From the Paraflavitalea soli genome, the window TACGCCGCTTCCAGCACATTCACCTGCCTGCTCTCAGCCGCATGGGCAATATGCTGTACTTCATGCAGTGCGTCAAACTTTTCCTGTTTGAGGAAGTCTATATAGGGGATCTCAAAAGCAAGTGCAATAAGATTACTCCACTGGTCTTCTTTGGAGGCAGATACTACCGGCAGATTCCGCTCCCGCGTAACCACTTCCATCTTGGCATCGATGATCAGCTCTTTGTGCGAAGCCGTATACATAAAGGAGCCTACCTTGTTGCCATAATAATCATGGTACAGATCTACCGCCGGTTCTCCCGTGATCAATAAATCGTGTTTCAATACATCCTGGTATTCATCCTCTATAGGGAATAACATGATCTGGTTCGCACTATCTACTACAGGTACTTCGTAGCTATACCTGGTAACGTGGTGAATTTTAAATCTTGGCATGAATTACAATCAGTTTTCTCGTTGTTCTGAGGTCAAATGTAACTTTAAAAGCGGATTTTCACCGATCAGGTATAAGCAAAATAATGTTGACTAAGCGCCGTACCGATGGCGTACAGCTCATTCTTCACCCCCGTCAGGAATTCATGCAGCCCTTGCTGCATGATACTTTCCGGTGTTGAATACCGTACCCGGCTTTTTACCCGGCCCATCATAAAGTCGATGCTATTGTAAGCTGTGGTCGTTTGCTCACTTTTAAGCCGTTCAAAATACCGGCTCATCTGGTCTATTGAATACATCACAGAACGGGGAAAGTGATTGTTGAGTACAATTTGCTCCACTACCCGCCTGGCTTCAAAACCACCCGAATAATTCCGGAGATACAACTCATAACCCGAGATCGACAGCAGCAGGTACCGCCAGTAAGTAGTATCCGTAATATTCGAAAAGTCAAACTTACTGTCACTGAATTTTACATCCAGGATATCCGCACTTTGGATAGCACGTTCCAGGAAGCGGCCAATATTCATAAAGGAGTAACCCTCGCCGCGGGCCATCGTAATATCTGAAGTGCCATAAAACAGCAGCCCTTGTTTGATCAGGATGTCCAGCGCTGTGATAGGGTCTTCCTTGTACAGCCATTCCAGCAATTGCTCATCCCGCACCGTGTGGTAGAAATCATTGAGACATTGCCATAGCTCCTTGGTGATATGATCTTGTACACTGCGTGCATTTTCCCTGGCCTGCGTCACGATATTCAGCACCGAATTGGGATTTTCCTTATCCGACACCATATACTGCAACACCGTTCTGCCCTGGCAGGCAATAGTGGCCGCTTCTTCCTCCGATAAATAAGTGAAGATCTTCAATACCGGTTGCCAGGAAAAGTATTGCAGGTCATCCTGCGAAAGTGCATAATTCGTTTTCAGCATCCGCAATATGCCATCCGTACGCTCCATGTACCGGTTCATCCAGAATAAACTATCCGCTACTCTACTAAGCATGTATGATTAAATTAGCTGTTAGTTTCCCTTTCTTTGTCATTTCAACTCCTTCTTTGTCCTCTGACCCATCTTTGTCATTTCGGCCATTCTTTGTCATTTCGACCGCAGGGAGAAATCTGCTATCGAAGCAAACGACTGCCGATTCACGACTGCCGACTGCCGATCCTCACACAGTCAGCACCCACGTATCCTTACTCCCTCCCCCCTGTGATGAGTTCACCACCAGCGATCCCTCCCGCAATGCCACCCGCGTCAATCCGCCGGGTACAATGCGAATGCCATTGGGGCCGCATAAAGCATAGGGCCGCAGGTCCACCCGGCGCGGTTGTAATTTCCCGTTCATATAACAGGGCGCAGAAGACAGGCTGATCGTAGGTTGCGCAATGAACTGCCGTGGATCCTTCAAAATAACTGCCTGGTAATCGCTGATCTCTTTGTCCGAGGCCGTATGGCCCATCAACATGCCATAGCCGCCACTTTCATTCGTCTTCTTGATCACCATATTGTTCATGTTCTTAAACACGTATTCCTGCTCTTCCGGGTTGCCCAGTTGATACGTAGGCACATTTTTAAGCAGCGGCTCTTCATTCAGGTAATAACGGATCATAGCCGGCACATACGAGTAGATCGCTTTATCATCTGCTACCCCGTTACCCACCGCATTGACAATAGCCACGTTGCCTTTACGGTAGGCGCTCATGATGCCCGATACTCCCAGTGCGCTCGAAGCATTGAATACCAGTGGGTCAAGAAAGTCATCATCCACACGCCGGTAGATCACATCTACCTGCTGCAGGCCCGCTGTGGTTTTCATATACACCCGGTGATTGTCCACTACCAGGTCGCGGCCTTCCACCAATTCAATGCCCATCATGCGGGCCAGCGTGGTATGTTCGAAATAAGCAGAATTATAAATGCCGGGTGACAACAGTACCACCGTTGGATTGCTATTTTGCCGCGGCGCCATCGATACCAGGTTCTTGTGCAGGATATTGGGATATTCCATTACACTGCGTACATTGATCAGCGGCAGCAGATCCGGGAAGATACGTTTCGTGATCTCCCTGTTTTCCAGCATATAACTTACACCACTCGGTGTACGCAGGTTATCTTCCAGCACATAGAAAGTACCATCATTGTCCCTGATCAGGTCAATACCCGCAATATGAACATAGATATCGTAGGGAACCGGAAAGCGAACCATTTCCCGCAGGAAGTGCGGGCAACTATATATAATAGACAACGGCACCAGTCCGTCTTTAATAATGAACTGCTCGTTGTATACATCCTTTAAAAAGAGATTGAGCGCTTTGAGCCGCTGTTGGATACCTTTTTCTATATAGTTCCACTCAGCTGCCGTAATGATGCGCGGGATGATGTCGAAAGGAAAGATCTTTTCAATGCCTTCACCACTATTATAGACAGTAAAGGTGATGCCCTGCGTCATGAACAGCCTTTTGGCCTGTTCTTCTTTTTTACCCAGTTCTTCCATGCTCAGGTGTTGCAGGAAATCAACTACCCCGCTGTATTGTTGCCGTACAGCGCCGGTTTCATACATTTCATCCCAGGTATTGTTGTCAGGGCGATAGCCATTCAATAGCTCGTTCGTTAGCATAGCAGGGGGCTTTGGTTAAGAATGGCAAGAAGATCGTAGCAATAACGTCGACTTATCCAAATATAAGAAAAACAAGTATACGCATCACATGTTCATGTGGTTTAAGTCCTTTGTGACATTCCTTTAACAACGTTCCTCCTTACTTCGCTGTCAGTAAGCCACAACAATAAAATGATAAAGCCATGAAAGCAACAAGAACAACCGGTAACCCTGCACAGTTATTCAAACCCGCACCACTCCTGCACCTCTTGATCATCTTTACCGCCCTTGCCTTATTTACGGCCTGCAAAAAAGACAAAGGCCATGATCCTGACCCCGACCCATCCGGTGATAAGGAATTACTGGTTAATTTCAGTACTACTTCCGTCGCTTACAACCTGGTCGATTCAGGTTTTGTGGTCCTTAAAAAACAAGGCGCTGCTAACCAGTTTTTCAAACGCTTTGAAAAAAAGACCGACGCTATCAGTTTCTCTATTGGTGACCTTTCTGCCGGCAACTGGACAGCCGAGATGTACATCTTTGCCCGCTTCAATGGATCGGCCGGCCGCCGGTACCGCCAGGACAAAACTTTCACTATACAGTCAGGCGGAGCCAAAGAGAACATTACCCTTGCCGCACCTACCGGCGCCATTACCGATGCCTGGAAGCCCTATGCTTTCTTCCGGCATGAACAGCTGGGTGTTTCCATTGCTGTGGCCCTCGACAATACCGATCCTCACTTTGATATAGAAGTGAAGGATACCCGGTGGGACCTCTTCTATATAGAACGTTATGCCAACAAATGGCTACAGGGGCCGGGTGGGCCCAATGCAAAGGTGGCCGAGTACATCTGGAGCTGCGACAATGCCTGCTATACCTCCGATAAGTTCATCAACAACAATACAGGCTTTTTACCCTTTATCCAGGAAGTAGGCAATAACCCCTGGGATAATGGCCTCATCATTGTCGTAGTCGCCGATAACGACGGCGCCGACGTTCAGTTCTCCCACCGCTACAATAAATAAGACCCTTACCGGCTGTCAGCCTGAGCCTGTCGAAGGCGTCTTAAGGGTGGGTCGCCCTTGAAGGGCGGCTCACCCGATCTGTAATACCCCCAAAAACCGCCCTTCTCCCCGGAAAAGCGCGGTTTTTTGCGGGCGCGCCACAGAAAAGATAAAGATTTTACCCGGAAATAATAAAATGCTAAATAATAATAATGTTTGTTAACTCTTGAATTTAGACAGCGTTACTGGTAAATGTAATACAGACAACTCACATTTTAAATACAGTCAGGTGATTTTTACACGGCCTTTTGCAGTAAAACTTAAATATTTAAGATTTAGATAACATTTTCTTAATAAACTGACACCCGTTAGTGTGGAAAATAATTGTATATATCTACGGTTTTTACCCCTTTTTATTGTATTTTTAAAGCGTTGCTTGCTGCCATATTGAAAATTCCTATGGAAATCGTGGGTTTTATTGAAAATTTTCAAAACAAAGCTTCTTTTCATGGCAAGCAATCAGGGTCTTTATCATCCTTCTTTTGAACGCGATGCATGTGGAATAGGTTTCGTAGCAAACATCAAAGGCCACAAATCTCATCAACACATTTCCGACGCACTAACCGTTTTGGAAAACATGGAACACCGTGGTGCCTGTGGTTGCGAAAGCAATACCGGTGACGGCGCGGGTATCATGATCCAGACTCCGCACGAATTCTTCTTCGATGAGTGCATTAAGCTGGGCGTGCCCCTTCCTCCATTCGGCCGCTACGGTGTAGGTGTTATCTTCTTCCCCCGCGAAATTCGTTTGCGCGAAGAATGCCGCGATATCTTCAACCGCACAGCCGAAAAGCTGGGTCTCGAAATCCTCGCCTACCGCAAAGTACCCGTCAATCCCGATGGTATCGGCTCCACCGCCTTGAGCGTGGAACCCGAAATGGAACAGGTATTCATCGCTTGTCCTGACCATATCACCAATCCCGACGATTTCGAACGTAAATTGTTTGTGCTGCGCAACTATGCCAGCCATACCATTACCAACACTGTCAAGAAAGATGCGATAGGCTTTTACATCGCATCTATGTCTTATAAAACCGTAGTGTATAAAGGACAGCTTACCAGTATGCAGGTACGTCCTTATTTCCCCGACCTCACCAACAAGCGCGTGGTAAGTGCTTTTGGTCTCGTACACTCCCGTTTTGCTACCAATACCTTCCCCTCCTGGAAGCTGGCTCAGCCTTTCCGCTTTATAGCACACAACGGAGAGATCAATACCCTGCAGGGCAATCTCAACTGGCTCAAGACAAGCGAACCTGGTTTTGCTTCTCCTTATTTTACTAAGGAAGAGATGGAGATATTGCTCCCCATCGTTACCGAAGGCCAGTCCGATTCTGCCTGCCTCGACAATGTAATAGAGCTCCTGGCCCTCACCGGCCGGTCATTGCCCCACGTAATGATGATGCTCATCCCCGAAGCATGGGATGGCAACGAAGAGATGGACCCCGTGAAGAAAGCGTTCTATGAATTCCATGCGTCCATGATGGAGCCCTGGGATGGTCCCGCTTCTATTTCCTTCACCGATGGAAAGATCATTGGTGCTACCCTCGATAGAAATGGTTTACGCCCTTCCCGTTACTGCGTTACCACCGATGACCGTGTCATCATGGCCTCAGAAACAGGTGTATTGCCCATTCACCCCACACTCATCAAAGAAAAAGGTCGCCTCCAGCCCGGTAAGATGTTTGTCGTGGATATGGAACAGGGACGCATCATCAGCGATGGTGAGCTCAAACGCACCATCTGCTCACAAAAGCCCTATGCCGAGTGGCTCAATAAATACAAGATCAGGCTCAATGAATTGCCCGAGCCAAGGGTCATGTTTACCCACCTCGAGCATGACCAGGTATTCAAATACCAGAAAGCATTCGGTTATTCCACCGAAGACCTCGATACACTCATCGCTCCCATGGCATTGGATGGTAAAGAGCCCATCGGCTCCATGGGTACCGATACACCCCTGGCCGTGTTGAGCGATCAGCCCCAGCACCTGAGCAGCTACTTCAAGCAATTGTTTGCACAGGTAACCAATCCTCCCATCGATCCCATCCGTGAGCGCATGGTTATGTCCCTCGCCACTTTTGTGGGTAACAATGGTAGCCTGCTCGAAGAAGATCCCCTCAGCTGCCATACCGTGGCGCTGAAGCACCCTGTTCTTTCTAATCACGAACTCGAAAGCATCCGTAGTATAGATACCGGTATCTTCCAGGCCAAAACCCTGCAATGTTATTTCAGGGCCGATGGCAAACCCGGTTCCATGAAAAAAGCCCTGGACCGTATTTGCCGCTACGCAGTCGATGCAGCACAGGATGGCTTTGAAGTATTGATCCTGCAGGACAGGGCCATCGATTCCGATCACGCTCCCATTCCTTCCCTCCTGGCTACTGCAGCCGTTCACCACCACCTTATCCGTAAAGGATTGCGTGGTCAGGTAGGCATCGTAGTAGAAGCAGGCGATGTATGGGAAGTGCATCACTTTGCCTGCCTCCTCGCCTTCGGTGCTACCGCTATCAACCCTTACCTGGCTTTGTCTTCCATACGCGATATGAAGCTCACCGGTAAGCTCGATACCACACTCGATGTAGATCACCTCAAAAAGAACTACATCAAAGCTGTCAATGATGGCTTGCTGAAAGTGTTCTCCAAAATGGGTATCTCCACCCTTCAGTCTTACCAGGGTGCACAGATACTCGAGATCATCGGTCTTAATAAAAATGTAGTTGATAACTATTTTACCGGCGCCACTTCCCGTATTGAGGGAATGGGCCTCGATGAGATCGCCAAAGAAACACTGGCCAAGCATACATTTGCTTTCGCCGGTAAGGACGTGCCTGTAAATCGCCTGCCTGTGGGTGGTGTATACCAATGGAAGAGAAAAGGGGAGTTCCACCTCTTCAATCCCCAAACCATTCACCTGTTGCAATATTCAACCAGGATGGGTGATTACAATACTTTCAAGAAGTACACCAAGACCGTCAACGACCAGGGCGAAAAAGCTTGCACACTCAGATCCTTATTCCGGTTCAAACGTAATAAACCCGCTATTTCTATTGACGAAGTAGAATCAGCAGAGAATATTTATAAAAGATTTGCTACAGGAGCCATGTCCTTCGGATCTATCTCCTGGGAAGCACATACTACCCTCGCTATTGCCATGAACCGCCTCGGTGGTAAAAGCAATACCGGTGAAGGTGGTGAAGATGAAAAGAGGTATGAGTTAATGGAAAATGGCGATTCCATGCGCAGCGCTATCAAACAGGTAGCTTCTGCCCGCTTTGGTGTAACCGCCCATTACCTCACCGAAGCCGATGAATTGCAGATCAAAATGGCACAGGGCGCCAAGCCCGGTGAAGGTGGACAATTACCCGGCCATAAAGTAGATGACTGGATTGGTAAAACAAGACACTCTACTCCAGGCGTGGGCCTGATATCACCGCCTCCCCACCACGATATTTATTCTATTGAAGACCTGGCCCAATTGATATTCGACCTGAAGAATGCCAACCGTGCCGCCCGTATCAACGTTAAGTTGGTATCCAAAGCAGGGGTAGGTACCATTGCAGCCGGTGTGGCCAAGGCCAAAGCCGATGTGGTACTCATTTCTGGTTTTGATGGTGGTACTGGTGCATCTCCCATCAGCTCTATCAAACATGCCGGTTTACCTTGGGAATTGGGCCTTGCCGAAGCACACCAAACCCTGGTAAAGAATAAGCTCCGCAGCCGTATAACCCTGCAGGCCGATGGTCAGATGAAGACTGGTAAGGACATCGCCATTGCTACCCTCCTCGGAGCCGAAGAATGGGGTGTGGCTACCGCTGCCCTCGTGGTAGAAGGCTGTATCATGATGCGCAAATGTCACCTCAATACCTGCCCCGTAGGGGTGGCTACGCAAGACCCTGAGTTGCGCAAACGCTTCTCCGGTAATGCAGACCACGTGGTAAATTTCTTTAAGTTCATTACACAGGAGCTCCGTGAGATCATGGCCGACCTTGGTTTCCGTACCATCAATGAAATGATCGGCCAGGTCGATACCCTCGAAATGAGAGATGACATCACCCATTGGAAATACAGCAAGCTCGATCTGTCTCCTGTGCTCTACAAAGAACCAGCTTCTTTATATACCGGCCTCTACAAGCAGGAAGAGCAAGACCATGGCCTGGCAACCGTTCTTGATTGGCAATTGCTTGAAGCAGCCCGGCCCGCCTTGGAAAAACAGGAGCGCGTAGCAGCTTCCTTTGCCGTGAAGAATACCGACCGGACCCTGGGTACCATTCTGGCCAACGAGATCACTAAAAAATACAAAGCAGCCGGCCTGCCCGACGATACCATTCACTTCAACCTCACTGGTACAGCAGGCCAAAGCTTTGGCGCTTTCAATACCAGTGGTGTTACCCTCGAACTGGAAGGAGATGCCAATGACTATTTTGGTAAAGGTCTCAGCGGCGCCAAACTCATTGTGTATCCTCCCAAGCAGGCTTCTTATGTACCTGAAGAAAACATCATCATTGGTAATGTGGCCTTCTATGGTGCTACTTCCGGCGAATCATACATCCGCGGTAAAGCGGGCGAACGTTTCTGCGTACGCAACTCCGGCGCAAAGGTGGTAGTGGAAGGTACAGGAGATCACGGTTGTGAATACATGACAGGCGGCACCGTAGTAATACTGGGCGAAACCGGGCGCAACTTTGCAGCTGGTATGAGCGGTGGTATTGCTTACATCTACGATGTGAAAGCACAGTTTGCTGAACGTTGTAACCGCGAGATGGTAGACCTGGATCCTGTAGACGCCGAAGATGCCAAACTGTTGCAGGATATGATCATGAAGCATTACGCTTATACAGGCAGTACCGTAGCCAAGTTTGTCCTCGATGATTTTGAAAATCAGCTGAAGAACTTTGTGAAAGTATTCCCGGCCGATTACAAGAAAGTATTGCAGGCCAAAAAGTCACCTGTATCAGTAAGCAAATAAAGGGTACCGAAGCTAAGGGCTAACGCCTAACCGCTAATACCTAACAGCTGAAATGATCAACAGGGTTATTTGAGATTCTATATTAAAAGCTAAGACTAACAATAATAAACGATAACAAACAATGGGTAAGCCATCAGGTTTCTTAGAGTTTACGAGAGAGTTGCCCGGTAAATTGCCGGTGCAGGACAGGGTGAAGAACTACAATGAATTTGTAGAGCGTTACAGCGAAGAGAAGTTGAACCAGCAGAGCGCCCGCTGCATGAACTGTGGTGTTCCTTTTTGTCACAGCGGTTGCCCTTTAGGCAATGTGATCCCTGAATTCAATGATGCAGTATACCGTAAGAGTTGGGAAGAAGCATACGACATCCTTACTTCTACCAATAACTTTCCAGAGTTTACAGGACGTATTTGTCCCGCTCCCTGCGAAAGCGCCTGCGTATTGGGTATCAACCAGCCAGCCGTAGCTATTGAAGAGATTGAAAAGCATATCATAGAGATCGCTTTTGATAAGGGATTTGTAAAACCACGCAAACCCAATGTGCGTAGTGGTAAGAAAGTAGCCGTAGTAGGGTCAGGTCCCGCCGGTTTGGCCGCTGCTGCCCAGCTCAATTTTGCAGGCCATACCGTCACCGTATTTGAAAGGGATGATGCACCAGGTGGTCTCCTGCGTTACGGTATCCCCGATTTCAAACTCGAAAAATGGGTCATTGATCGCCGGATAAAGTTGATGGAAGAAGAAGGCATCACGTTTAAATGCAGTGCCAATGTAGGCGTAAATGTGAGTATCAACGACCTCCTGCGCGAGTTTCATGCTATCGTGCTTTCCGGCGGTTCTACCGTTCCCAGAGACCTGCCCGTTCCCGGAAGAGAGCTGAAAGGTGTGCATTATGCCATGACCTTCCTGAAACAACAGAACAAACGCAATGCAGGCCTCGATCCCCTGGCCAATCCAGCCATCGAGAGCAATATATTCTCAGAAGACATTTTTGCCACCGGCAAGAATGTGGTAGTTATTGGTGGTGGTGATACCGGCAGCGACTGCGTAGGTACCTCCAATCGTCATGGCGCTTTGTCCGTGACCCAGTTTGAGCTCCTGCCCAAGCCGCCCGAAAGTAGAACCACCTTTATGCCCTGGCCTACCTATCCCATGACATTGAAAGTGTCTTCTTCCCATGAAGAAGGCGCCCAGCGTCATTGGGCCATTGCCACCAAATCCTTTGTGGGCGATGAAAAGGGCAACCTGAAAGCCCTGAAAGTGGTAGACCTCGAATGGAAGATCACCGAAGATGGCCGCCCGGCTCAGTTTGTGGAAGTAGCCGGCAGCGAGCGTGAATTGCCCTGCGAGCTCGCCCTCCTCGCCATGGGTTTTGTACATCCCCAGCACAACGGCCTGATCAATGAACTGGGCGTCGAGCTCGACGAACGGGGTAATGTACGCGCTACCGAAAAAGCCTACCAGACCAATATCCAGAAGATCTTTGCTGCCGGTGATATCCGCCGCGGCCAAAGCCTGGTCGTTTGGGCCATCAGCGAAGGACGCGAATGCGCCCGGAAAGTGGATGAATTCCTGAGTGGAGGCGTTTCCCTCCTCGAAAGCAGGGACCAGAACATCATCATGGCCGTTTAACAAAACAATATAGAGTGCTGAAAAAGCCATTCACCGAAAGGTGGGTGGCTTTTGTGTTATATATACACGTTAGGAAGCACAAACACGCATGGAGCTTATTCCTTATTGATAAAAAGGTCATTGTCCCAGTACAATACCACAAAATCCATTTTAGTTACCTTGTTGAAAAAAATATTTTTTAGAAGCTGTCGAAAAACGACAGCTTTTTCTATTTCCATATTTGAAATTCTCTATAAATCAGGTGGGATAATTGTTTCAACATGCAGAACTTATGTAAATGTGTAACATTATGATAAAATGCATATGTGTTGATGTGTCAAGAACAGGCAAAAAAATGCTAATTTACATTCATAACAACACATAGTATACATTCTTAATTTAACAACTAAAATCAACTGGTATGAAAAAAATCACCTTTAAGGAGGTGGCGCCATTTCTCGTTTTGGCAGCCGTAGCGGTCATCGCGATCTTCATCCCCGCCGTTCCTGACTTCGTAGACACGAAAGGAGCTTACAACAATGCCGACATCACCTGGGTGCTCGTAGCTTCAGCCCTCGTATTCTTAATGACACCCGGTCTCGCCTTCTTCTATGGTGGTATGGTGCATCGCAAGAATGTGATCTCTACAATGATCAAGAGCGTAGCTGCCGCTGGCGTGGTAAGCGTTCTGTGGATCGTGGTGGGTTTCAGCCTCAGTTTTGGTGAATCAATGGGAGGATGGATCGGAAATCCTTCTACCCACCTGTTCTTCAAGGGAGTAGCCTCCGGCGAACCTTGGGGCACCATTCCAAAATCTTTGTTTGCCGTATTTCAGCTCATGTTCGCCATCATCACCCCAGGTCTCGTAGTGGGTGCTGTTGCTGAACGTATTCGCTTTACTTCTTATATTCTCTTTATTGCACTGTTCAGCCTCCTGGTGTATTGCCCCCTGGCACACTGGACATGGCATTCCGAAGGATTCCTGTTCAAAATGGGCGTTCTTGACTTTGCCGGTGGTACCGTAGTACACATTTCTGCAGGTTGCGCAGCCCTCGCTGGTGTGCTCGTGCTGAAACGTCGTAAATCACACATCGAACATAAAGAAATTCCTCCTGCCAACATCCCTTATGTATTGATTGGTACTGGTTTACTCTGGTTCGGTTGGTTTGGTTTCAATGCAGGTTCTGCACTGGGCGCCAACAGCCTCGCTGTTTCTGCCTTCTTTACTACCAATACTGCCGCTGCTGCAGCTGGTCTGTCCTGGATGTTCTTTGATGTTTTAAGAGGTAAAAAACCTTCTGTGCTGGGCTTCTGTATCGGTGCTGTAGTAGGTCTCGTGGCCATTACCCCCGCTGCCGGTTTCGTAGCTATCCCCCAAAGTATCACTATTGGTGTTATAGCTGCCCTGGTATCTAATATCGTAGTATTCTACAAGCAAAAATCCAAGCTGGATGATACCCTCGACGTTTTCCCCTGCCATGGTGTAGGTGGTATGGTAGGTATGCTGCTGACAGGCGTATTTGCTACCAAAGCCGTAAACGGTCTGGGTGCTGATGGCCTGTGGCTGGGTAATTCAGGTTTCCTGTGGACCCAGTTCAAAGGCATGATCATCTCTGTCGTATTCAGCTTCACCATGTCTTTCATCATCTTCAAATTCATCAACTTCATATTGCCCCTCCGCGTATCTTCTGAAGAAGAAGAACTCGGTCTCGATGCTACACAGCACAACGAAAAATACCTGCAAGGCACATTACTGGTGCACGATAATGGTAAAATGGAAGATAAATTAGTGGAGAGCGGACATTAAGAAAAAGGTACAGCCTCTAAATAAGCTTCTGACACAAGCTCATTCCGCCGTACCCTTTCCTTTTAACACTTAAAATCTTTAACAATGTTAAGAAAATTCTCTGTATTGGCCATAGGTGTGGCCTGTTCTACGTGTGCTTTCTCGCAAGACTCAACAAAAAAATCCAATTTCGTGATCTCCGGCTCTGCCGATGTATACTACAGGTACAACTTTGCCAATCCAACTATAAAGGACGAAAATGATCCCCTGTACAATAAGTTTAATAGTCCAACCAGTTTCACCCAAACACACAACACCTTTGCCCTCGGCATGGCTTCCATCAAAGTGGAGCATTCCATCGGAAAAGTAGGTATGGTGGCCGACCTCGGTTTTGGCAAAAGGGCAGAAGAATTCTCATACAATGATAAAAATACCCAACTGGCTGTAAAGCAATTGTATGTAACCTATGCGCCCAGCGATAAGATCAAGTTCACCCTCGGTAGTTTCGGTACCCACGTAGGCTATGAGCTCGTAGACGCCTACCTCAACCGCAACTATAGCATGAGCTATATGTTCTCTTTCGGTCCCTTCTTCCATACCGGCTTAAAAGCCGATATCAACCTGGGTGGTTCCACTGCCCTCATGGTCGGTGTTACCAATCCTACCGACTTCAAAAGCGCCAGCGCCGAACCTAAAATGTTCATCGGTCAGTTAT encodes:
- a CDS encoding ammonium transporter, whose protein sequence is MKKITFKEVAPFLVLAAVAVIAIFIPAVPDFVDTKGAYNNADITWVLVASALVFLMTPGLAFFYGGMVHRKNVISTMIKSVAAAGVVSVLWIVVGFSLSFGESMGGWIGNPSTHLFFKGVASGEPWGTIPKSLFAVFQLMFAIITPGLVVGAVAERIRFTSYILFIALFSLLVYCPLAHWTWHSEGFLFKMGVLDFAGGTVVHISAGCAALAGVLVLKRRKSHIEHKEIPPANIPYVLIGTGLLWFGWFGFNAGSALGANSLAVSAFFTTNTAAAAAGLSWMFFDVLRGKKPSVLGFCIGAVVGLVAITPAAGFVAIPQSITIGVIAALVSNIVVFYKQKSKLDDTLDVFPCHGVGGMVGMLLTGVFATKAVNGLGADGLWLGNSGFLWTQFKGMIISVVFSFTMSFIIFKFINFILPLRVSSEEEELGLDATQHNEKYLQGTLLVHDNGKMEDKLVESGH
- a CDS encoding glutamate synthase subunit beta codes for the protein MGKPSGFLEFTRELPGKLPVQDRVKNYNEFVERYSEEKLNQQSARCMNCGVPFCHSGCPLGNVIPEFNDAVYRKSWEEAYDILTSTNNFPEFTGRICPAPCESACVLGINQPAVAIEEIEKHIIEIAFDKGFVKPRKPNVRSGKKVAVVGSGPAGLAAAAQLNFAGHTVTVFERDDAPGGLLRYGIPDFKLEKWVIDRRIKLMEEEGITFKCSANVGVNVSINDLLREFHAIVLSGGSTVPRDLPVPGRELKGVHYAMTFLKQQNKRNAGLDPLANPAIESNIFSEDIFATGKNVVVIGGGDTGSDCVGTSNRHGALSVTQFELLPKPPESRTTFMPWPTYPMTLKVSSSHEEGAQRHWAIATKSFVGDEKGNLKALKVVDLEWKITEDGRPAQFVEVAGSERELPCELALLAMGFVHPQHNGLINELGVELDERGNVRATEKAYQTNIQKIFAAGDIRRGQSLVVWAISEGRECARKVDEFLSGGVSLLESRDQNIIMAV
- a CDS encoding outer membrane beta-barrel protein, encoding MLRKFSVLAIGVACSTCAFSQDSTKKSNFVISGSADVYYRYNFANPTIKDENDPLYNKFNSPTSFTQTHNTFALGMASIKVEHSIGKVGMVADLGFGKRAEEFSYNDKNTQLAVKQLYVTYAPSDKIKFTLGSFGTHVGYELVDAYLNRNYSMSYMFSFGPFFHTGLKADINLGGSTALMVGVTNPTDFKSASAEPKMFIGQLSTASKDGAVKGFLNFQGGKYTETDRLTQFDVVGTFGISSKFNLGVNGTWQSRSSKDNAGKWGDSESWYGAAVYLNYDPTSLFGLTLRGEYLNDDKNVLGFNGNIFTPTLSANFKIDNLTIIPEIRFDNASENIFLKHDNTGTKSTGSFILAATYHF